Sequence from the Prunus persica cultivar Lovell chromosome G5, Prunus_persica_NCBIv2, whole genome shotgun sequence genome:
GTTTACAGCACCATTTATCTTGTACTATCATATACTCCATTACCATTGGAGCATTAGATGTTTGACGATCGCTCAACTGTAATTTGGTTGCTTATACTTGACtcattttccttatttttctttatttcttttaaccTTTACTTTAGTTGAACGCAACTATTTATACACTTTGGTTGCACTGTTGATAATCAATGAACTATTTGTATGACCCCGAAATTAATTTGCATTGggtgttttcttttctgtttagcACATTTTCATGCGATATATATACCAATTTTTCAAGCGgatcactttttttttggtgtgcaATTTTTGGCCTAATGAATCAACTCAAAAACTTTTCTCACTTTTTTGGTATTAAGAGAATAGATTCATGCTTGGCCAATAGTAGAAAAGTCTAACATCATCACTAAATTGGTCTTTTCCTTTATCGGTGACCTATAAAGTGAACTTTAGGGTTATTGATGGGTAACCTCAGAATGGGTACGCGCATACACCCATTTTACATCCTCAGCTAAACAATGTGTTTGGAAAAACACTCACCCTACCAGCAGACTAATCTGTATTTGACTTGAACATGCACACCTTTGATCCAATGATTACATCTCTTGAACTATTGTTATTGTATTTCTCTTTAATATACACTAGATTCATAAATTATAATCGTTTGATGTTTGCATCCACGGGGATAGGATGTTTGCAATTCTATAACATACTGATTTtgtaataattataataatcttATGGCTGATGATCTCTTGAGGTTCCTGAGAAATGTCAACgaggattttttttaagcaGTCTGGTTGACTATGTTGATGAGGTTGTCATGTATTGGGTTTTTAGGTACGATTCATTTACATTTCCGATGGTAGATTGGGAATGTGTTTCTTGCATAAAGATAGTGATACTCATTGCACTCTGCATGAAGGATGTAGGTTTCGCTTGGCGATCACTCAATTGTAATTTGGTTGCTTAAACTTAAACTCATTATCCTTATTTCTCACATCCAACATCCAAGAAGTAGCTATCCTTCAGGAAAGAtcaaagagaaggagaagggaATCGGCTAGCTCCTATTGAAAAAGTCCTACCCCTTCGGCTTGGTCAGCTTCTTCCTTGGATGCTTTTGTGGTGTGGAGTCTATTTTGAACCTTTACTGTAGTTGAACATAACTGTTTATACACTTTGGTTGCACAATTGGTGATCAACGAACATTGTGTATTACATTTTCAtgctatatatacatatatagatatactATAAATATATGCGAATGAGGGACCGTTCAATATACCAGGTATAATACACGGTACATGATTTAGCTGCCAAGAACATAATGCACTAAATATTTGCAATTGCAAGAACATGtctaaataaatacaaaaatatagTAATTTCTAttactaaaataataaattagatGGAATCATATCTGAATGCAGGGTTCTATTTTAGGCATGTTAACATAAGATGAGATGTATATATGAGGATGTATGCGTATACGTACATGTGTGTAGGATCATGTATAACACAGTTATCAGTAtacaacaaaatttgaaataaattagagcccaaaaaggcaaaaaaagaagaagaagaagaaactagTTAGCAAGAAATGGGATGAAGTGAAAAGGCAACTGTGATATTGGCACGGCTCAATCAAATCAAAGGACCCAATACTTGggagatttgatttgattgagCCATTCCAACATCCCACATTTTTTTAGCTAAACAAGAAGACAAACTGATAAGGCAGGAGGAAGGAAATCATAAATTTGATCACCTCCATCCATTGCTTTATATCACTCTATCAAaaaccttcttcttcttcttcttcatatggTTTCCTCTTATACATATCGATGGCGAGTCAACGAtgcatagaagaaaaaaaatgaaccaaaaaaaaaggtgatggATGTGGAGAAGCCATTGAACTAGAAGGTGCAAATGGGGAGACggatatataaaagaaatgaaagaagaGTGGAATTTATAAAGATGGGTTGCAAACAAATAGAAGCAGACAACGGTTGAGACGTCAAAATCTTTGTTTCATTTGGGAGAAGGGattatatttaataaaattttccaTTTGGTCTTCCACAAATGCTTAGTGGTCTATGACATTGTCACAGTGAATGCACAAGAAAGATGCCTTAGTTGCAATTCCTTCTAATTTCCAATTGTAGTGGTCATTACACAACCTTTGCCAtaatagttttgttttgtttttttttttaaaggttttgttttggtgtaTTGGTGTTGTCACCCCCAATATTTTAGAGGGTTGAATCTTTCAAATTGTTGTATTTTCAATCATACACAGGTAGATTGAACTGGCAAAACCATGAAATTAAAAGTAGCCAATATTCTATGGAATTCATTGCCGTCCAATTTAGAAGTTGCCAAATGAATGCTTAGGAGACTAGTTCATATGGTGATGATGGTGATCAAGTGAAGAACTTTTGAAAGTCTTATTTGGGTTGTTGACAACtagggtttgtttttttttatgaaagtATTTAGCAAGAAAATACAACATCTAATCTAGTGTGAATAAATTATGTTAGAATAAATTTATGTAATAATGCATGGTAATGGTGTGCTCATTATCTCCACTAAAAACAAGATAAACAAACGTATGCATATTAGACAACCCATGAAGCCAAACACTGAATGACTAAAACCTAATTTTATCTTGTCCCATTTTTCTTCATGATTAAGTGAAATGAATATAGAAGCCCACTGGAAACGAAACCAGATTTGACCCCAGCCTCCACAAGAAGAAACAAGCACTAGCTCCACCGTTTGCCCTTTGAAGATTTacaaatttattgttttttattgttatttataaGATTTTCAATCTATTGACTGCCCAAGAGCCACATTGCCCACTTCAATTCACCAATCTGAAACTAAAGCATGTTGCTCTTGGCATTACTTTCAAGGATATGGAATCAAATCCTGCTTTCACCCAAGTGAGGGGCTATGAGTCATTTGGGATCTTAAATTTgggatttattttattttgggtgtaATTAGcataaaatcaaacaaaaaacgtcaAAACAAATTATCGCCGGCATCTGACTGACCAATAGGGAAAGAGGGAATTAACAGTCGGCAGAAGACAATTAGTGCTCTGGTTTTCTGCAACCaaccaaagagaaaggaagTGATTTAAGTAAATGTAAATAAAAAGTTCGATGAACTCTTTGTATTGTATGTTTGGGAGTGTTTGTGGAATGACTTAAAGCTATTGCTGACAACAAAAAACGTTTTAGCATAAACAAGAAACACTTGGATTTTTAACGAAAATATCGACTTTCTTCTAATAGAAGTGTTTCCAACAAAAGCAATTATGATCGAAAGTGCATCCTATACAAAAAGTTCTCAAACAGACCTTATAAGATTAATCATATAATAGTGCAATGATTTCGATAAAAAGTCGCCAAAGCTGGTGCTGTGCAATGCTAGACCAACCAGAAAGGAAATGAAGAGGAAGTGGTGAAGGTGGCTGGAATATTCCTCACCAAACCTAAGAATCTACAATCCAAGTCCATGCAGAGAAAAtcttataacttttttttggtgCCATGTGGGTATCATAAAGCTTAGGAAAACAGCAATGGTTTCTCATCTTTATATATAACATAAAAACCTGCCAGCCACAACCACAGGCATTGAGCTTTAACAAATGATCAGAATTTCCTGATAAGTGCCGGCCCGGAACTACCATAGGACAGCCGATTGTCAATTGatatttgaaaacaatttgGTCGAAATACAAGGTAgacacccaaaaaagaaagctcTGTCTCGGAGCTGCTTATTTCCATACAAGGAAAGCCTCCAACTAAACAATACACAGAAACATGACAACGCAACTGATCAAATAGAAATCCCCAAAGACTTCTTGAACTTTTCAACCTCCAAGTATACTGTGGAGTAAGGGAGGAATTCTTGGAAATATTCTTTGCTTAAATCATTTATTGCGACAGCAAGTTTGGGGATTTCCAAGGTCTCTTCATGCGTCAGGGTTCGGACAAACCTTGCTGGGTTTCCAGCCCAAAGTTCACCAGTTGGAATTCTTCTCCCTGGGGGAACGACAGATCCAGCTTCAAGGATAGCATGGGTCTCCACCAAGGAACCTTCCATGAGAATCGAATGCTGCCCAATAATGCATTCTGGCTCAATTGTACAGGACCGTAACAGACTGTATGCACCAATAGTCACAAACCTCTCTATGGATGTCTCTGCTGGAAGTCCTGAGATAAGGAAAGGGGCCACGTATtgtaaaactcaaaaaaaatccCACCATATCTACAACAAGCGATTGCTCACTTGCATATTTTAGACATTTTCATTTAGAAACTTGCTAGTTGCTATGCATGTCAAGACAAAACATCAACAACTAGTAACAATGGAATATAAAGGAGTCGCTATCACGTTCTAGGATGGACTAACAAGCCATGTATTTTTAAGTTTCATCGAGTCTTCTTATTAGTAATATTGATACATGCTCCTTTTACGAAGCCAATGAAGAAGACGGATCAGATGATCATATTCATAACAAGTTGATGAAATTAAGGTTGGTCTCTAGGTAGGACCAGGAAAAATGTAGAGGTCTACCTGTGGAAAATCAGTCTAAAGCAGAAACCCAAGGGAGAAAActaattaaggaaaaaaatctCCAGGGTTATATGCCAAATATTAGAACTTGAAGGAGATTTCAAACTCTTGAATGAAGTGAACTTAAACCTAATTATAAGCTTGACAGTTCAAAAAGTATAAAGCAAGAGATGTTACATGTATAACAGGTTCAGAAAAGGCCACTTCCACTCACCTGTTTTAAAACATTATATAAATCCAACTAGTCAACATTACAACTTTCTCACTtatcatataaaatataattttctccACAAATGCTACTGAACTCATCCTCCAATATTTATTGGAACCTGCTGTTCCTCAAAGCAGATAATTTCTAATCATATAGTGCCTGACACCCACGCCTAGCATATCAGTCTGCCCACAAATTTGACCAATGGAAAATGGACAAAGGATAGCCTAAGAGACCCCATATTGGAATGGAAAATCCAAATGGCAGAGGCAATTGCACACTACCTCCCCaactttgttttaaaaaactcTTCTATTTCTTTATGCTCAAACCACACAAAAAATAGCCATCACATTACTTCCAAAAAAcagttgatttctccccaCCAACAAAAGCACAATGATTCTCAAAGAAcaataaaatgtatgaagcCAGAATCACCCACAACGACTTTGCTTCCCATAAACCACATGTGTCATAGGCGCAATTAAGAAAAAGATGGTCAATACTCTTGGAAACCTTTTCACACATAATGCACCAATGGTGTGGCACAGAGAATTAGGTCCTATCCTTTGAATAATATCCCAAGTCCTACCATGAGCAATAATCCAAGTACAAACTTTCACCATGCAAGGCACTCCTTCCCAGAAGGATTAAAGCTGGGAAAGGATAACTCATCAATCACTACTCAACAATGGTTGCATGGAAATAGACCTGAGGATTCAATTTCCCAATCTTCTATCCAATCTAAAAGATTGTAAAGAAAGAGACATTTATATCAATGAGAGACTAAAGAAGAAATCTCCCTAACTTCCAAACCATTCAAATTctacaaaagcaaaaattcCACCTCCTTGGAAAAAAAAGACACAGCAGACACATTGGCAGATTAGGAAACATTCCACACAAAGGAGAGTCTCCAATCCATTTATCCTTCCAATCTAACTCTTTCCAAATCCCCATGAATTGAAGATGaggaaagaaggaaataaTGAAATGGTGAAATGTCTTTACAATGACATCAACTCGAACCTATGGCCACAATTTTAGAACCCCACTATtgacatatattttttcttttgaaggaTATGCCAAAGGGCTTCCCCCTTCCCCTTCTCTCTCCGCCACCACTTAACTAAAAGGGCAAGATTTATGATTTCAAATTGTCCACCCCACCTCCTATGACCTATTTTGCATTATACAACTTCCTACCCAAACAGACGATGCCTTTTTTACTTCTCCATAGCCctcccacaaaaaaaaaaaaaaatcactagtTTCTGTTTCTCCATCCTCTAAGTCATTGCTCAAATCCAAAAAGGagataaatataaaatcaCTAAGCCACTCAAAGCTGACTGAGTGTAAGTCTAACCTTTAGATAAGTTCACTACTTTCCATCGTACCCATCTTTTCTCCCTCACCGGAGCCCAAAAATTAATAGCTCGGGGACTACAGTACACCTAGTGGAAGACCCAAATTTACGACAAGATTCCAGTATTAACTTAtcaatttcaagttttttttcccacatTTTCAGCTAATCAGCCTCATCAGCCCAACCCATACACAGCAACTATACTCAGTGTAGCAATCCAAAACTACATTCAGGTGTTAACTCGTTTTAAATCGAACAATTAACAGAACCTCAACCAAATTCAATATCTAAATaacaaattatgaaattaattgaaggaaaaacaaaaaccgaCGAAAACTAGGAAATTGGGGAACCTACCTGTAGGGGAAGACCAAGCAGCGTGAAGGACACAGCGTTCCTGAACATTGGAGCAGAAGCCGACGGTGATCTTATTGAGATCACCGCGTAGGACCGACCCAGGCCAAACGGAGGCTCCGTCGTTTACCGTGACCTGTCCGGCCAAGACCACGTTGGGTGCCACGTAGGCGTCGACGGCGATCTTCGGCAGCCACTGGCCTAGCGGGATTATCTTTCTCTGACCTCGGTAGTCCCATTTGACCCGATCCGGCGAGGGTGTTATGGCCGCGGCTTTTGATGCTTCGGCGGCGAAGGTGCGGTGGAGTGAGGTAGGCTGGGCTGAGCTGGAGAAGGAGGTTAGGGCTTTTCTGGAGATGCGAGCTAAGGCCGCCATTGGAGAGaagcagagaaagagagagagagaggtagttTGGGAGTGGAAGCTGGAAATGGAGGAGAGTGAGGTGGGAGAGTCGTTTGGTTT
This genomic interval carries:
- the LOC18777384 gene encoding gamma carbonic anhydrase-like 2, mitochondrial, whose translation is MAALARISRKALTSFSSSAQPTSLHRTFAAEASKAAAITPSPDRVKWDYRGQRKIIPLGQWLPKIAVDAYVAPNVVLAGQVTVNDGASVWPGSVLRGDLNKITVGFCSNVQERCVLHAAWSSPTGLPAETSIERFVTIGAYSLLRSCTIEPECIIGQHSILMEGSLVETHAILEAGSVVPPGRRIPTGELWAGNPARFVRTLTHEETLEIPKLAVAINDLSKEYFQEFLPYSTVYLEVEKFKKSLGISI